The sequence CGGCAGGGGCGAGGCTTCGCCCCTGCCGGTCCGGGGGCCGGGTGCGCCGCTGCGCTCCGGGCCACGTAATCCTCTCATGAACCTTGACACCCGTTGTTCGGCACCGTATCCGTACGGCAGTTTTAGTCGTTTGACTAAGCCAGCTGGACAACACTTTGCCCCGCGCGTCATGAGAGCCAGCCGAGCAGCCGCCGTGCGGCACGAGGCAGAGGACCGTTTCCTCGACGCTGCTGAGCGTCTGCTGGTGGAGATCGGCTACCCGGCCATCACCACGCGGAAGCTGGCCGAGGAGGCGGGGGCGAACCACGGCCTGGTGCACTACTACTTCGGCTCGATGGAGGAGCTCTTCGTCCGAGTGCTGGAGCGCTTCACCGAGCGGCTGGTGGCGCGCCAGCGGGAGATGTACGCCTCCCCGGCCCCGTACGTCGACAAGTGGCGGGAAGCCATGCGCTACCTGGAGGAGGACCGGCCCTACCAGAAGATCTGGTGGGAGCTGCAGGCCATGGCCTGGAACCGCCCGGAGTACCGCGAGCGCATCGCCCGGGTGCACGCCGGATGGAGCGACGCCATGCGGGAGGCCGTGGCGGAAGCGCTTGCCGCATACCGGCTCGACGCCGGGCCGCTCTCCGCGGACGCGTGGGTGACGCTGATCGTGGCGCTCAACGAGGGGATCATCCTGGAGCGCCTCTCGGGGATCGAGCGCGGGCACCGGGAGCTGCTGGCCGGGATCGACCGGTGGCTCGCCTCGCTGGAGCATCGGTCCGCCCCCCCTGCGGGAGAGACGCCGTGAGGGCGCGCGAGCCGGACCGGACGGGCTACGTGGACCGTGGGGGCGTGCGGC is a genomic window of Longimicrobiaceae bacterium containing:
- a CDS encoding TetR/AcrR family transcriptional regulator, which gives rise to MRHEAEDRFLDAAERLLVEIGYPAITTRKLAEEAGANHGLVHYYFGSMEELFVRVLERFTERLVARQREMYASPAPYVDKWREAMRYLEEDRPYQKIWWELQAMAWNRPEYRERIARVHAGWSDAMREAVAEALAAYRLDAGPLSADAWVTLIVALNEGIILERLSGIERGHRELLAGIDRWLASLEHRSAPPAGETP